One Anaerolineales bacterium DNA window includes the following coding sequences:
- a CDS encoding 4a-hydroxytetrahydrobiopterin dehydratase yields MKSDLAALECIPCKGGIPPMKGEELVRWAQRLGGGWQVVDEHHLSKEFHFKDFRQALAFTNQVGELAEKVNHHPDLCLSWGRVQVALWTHKIGGLSETDFIFAAKVDALQPAA; encoded by the coding sequence ATGAAATCCGATCTGGCGGCACTGGAGTGCATTCCATGCAAGGGCGGGATTCCGCCGATGAAGGGTGAAGAGCTCGTGCGGTGGGCGCAGCGCCTGGGTGGGGGCTGGCAGGTCGTCGACGAGCACCACCTTTCCAAAGAGTTCCATTTCAAGGACTTTCGCCAGGCGCTGGCGTTCACCAATCAGGTGGGCGAACTGGCCGAAAAGGTCAATCATCATCCAGACTTGTGCCTGAGCTGGGGGCGGGTGCAGGTCGCGCTCTGGACTCACAAGATCGGCGGGCTGAGCGAGACGGATTTCATCTTCGCCGCCAAGGTCGACGCCTTGCAGCCGGCCGCATGA